CCCTTCCGGTCGAGAATATGCAGGGCCTGGATCAGTTCGGTGCGGAAAAAGTGCCGCCGCCCTTCATAAGCCAATGTCGCCAAGGCATCGAAGATATTGAATTTTCCCATCTTCCTGCCGAAGGAAGACTCAAGCCCCTAGATCGCGATGATGAGTTCGGGATCAACGTCATATTTGTCGGAAATAGGTTTAAGAACATCGCGCTGCGCGGACATGTTGATGCGCGCTTTCTCGAATGTGTCTTTCGTCAGCACGAGCTTTTGGTAGGCGTGCCATGTCAGCGTGCCCTCCGGCTGACGACGGTCACGGGCGATAACGTTGCGATTAGGCGTTTTGAGGCCGGAGAACGCATCATCAATCACGTCATCGCGTATGCCCTCCGCGCGTGCGGCGTTTCTGACATTATTCAGAAAAGCCCCATAGGTGGGTGATGCCCGTCCCGTAACCCTGGCGGCATGGGCGCGGGTGCTCAGGGCAGCGAGGCTTCCGGCAAGCATCAAGCGACGATTAAGGATTGAATTTCCTTCATTTTGCCGGGCGTATCATACAATGCTCACATCATCCTGGAGCGCGCCGTTTGAGGCGGCTCTCAACGCTTACTGCAGATGGCCGCCAAAAATATAGTCACTCACCTGCTGTTCCAGTGATAACTGGTCCGTGGTTGACGTGATCATCTCCGCCGGATTCAACCGCGCCGACGCATGACCGGGATTGACCATCAAAGCATTATCGGACGTCATGTCCGGCGCGACGATCGCGACAGAGGCATCGACGGTCAAGGGCAGGTTCTTATCGATACTGAAAACGACCTTTGCGAGATCCGTATCCTTATCGATGGTGATCATATTGACCTGACCCACCGTGACGCCGGAGACCATCACCTCCGCACCCGGTCGCAGGCCGTTCGCGGAATTGAACAACGCAGTATATTGAAGCGTCGCGCCACTGAACACATGGCGATGTGCCCCGATATAAGCGGTAAAGCCCAAGGCGACGATCAGCACGGCGAGGCTAGCAAGGGCGGCGCCCCCCGCGGGATTTCTGAGACAATAATGACCTCATG
This DNA window, taken from Acetobacteraceae bacterium, encodes the following:
- a CDS encoding MlaD family protein — encoded protein: MLIVALGFTAYIGAHRHVFSGATLQYTALFNSANGLRPGAEVMVSGVTVGQVNMITIDKDTDLAKVVFSIDKNLPLTVDASVAIVAPDMTSDNALMVNPGHASARLNPAEMITSTTDQLSLEQQVSDYIFGGHLQ